A genomic window from Streptomyces mirabilis includes:
- a CDS encoding nitrilase-related carbon-nitrogen hydrolase, which translates to MANVVRAALVQATWTGDTASMVAKHEEHAREAARQGAKVIGFQEVFNAPYFCQVQEPEHYGWAEPVPDGPTVTRMRELARETGMVIVVPVFEVEQSGFYFNTAAVIDADGTYLGKYRKHHIPQVKGFWEKYYFKPGNLGWPVFDTAVGRIGVYICYDRHFPEGWRQLGLNGAQLVYNPSATSRGLSAYLWQLEQPAAAVANEYFIAAINRVGQEEYGDNDFYGTSYFVDPRGQFVGETASDKTEELIVRDLDFDLIEEVRQQWAFYRDRRPDAYEGLVKP; encoded by the coding sequence ATGGCCAACGTCGTACGCGCCGCTCTGGTCCAGGCCACCTGGACCGGCGACACCGCATCCATGGTCGCCAAGCACGAGGAGCACGCCCGCGAGGCGGCCCGGCAGGGCGCGAAGGTGATCGGATTCCAGGAAGTTTTCAACGCCCCCTACTTCTGCCAGGTCCAGGAGCCCGAGCACTACGGCTGGGCGGAGCCGGTGCCCGACGGGCCCACCGTCACTCGTATGCGGGAACTCGCGCGCGAGACCGGCATGGTCATCGTCGTGCCCGTGTTCGAGGTCGAGCAGTCCGGCTTCTACTTCAACACCGCGGCGGTGATCGACGCCGACGGCACCTACCTCGGCAAGTACCGCAAGCACCACATCCCGCAGGTGAAGGGCTTCTGGGAGAAGTACTACTTCAAACCGGGCAACCTGGGCTGGCCGGTCTTCGACACCGCGGTGGGCAGGATCGGCGTCTACATCTGCTACGACCGGCACTTCCCCGAGGGCTGGCGGCAGCTCGGCCTGAACGGCGCCCAGCTCGTCTACAACCCCTCCGCCACCTCCCGCGGCCTCTCCGCCTACCTCTGGCAGCTGGAGCAGCCCGCCGCGGCCGTCGCCAACGAGTACTTCATCGCCGCGATCAACCGGGTCGGGCAGGAGGAGTACGGCGACAACGACTTCTACGGGACCTCGTACTTCGTCGACCCGCGCGGACAGTTCGTGGGGGAGACGGCCAGTGACAAGACCGAGGAGCTGATCGTCCGCGACCTCGACTTCGACCTGATCGAGGAGGTCCGGCAGCAGTGGGCGTTCTACCGCGACCGGCGGCCCGACGCCTACGAGGGGCTGGTGAAGCCGTGA
- a CDS encoding helix-turn-helix transcriptional regulator, whose translation MVRTPLTPEERERGERLGRLLREARGGRSMAEVAATAGISAETLRKIETGRVPTPAFFTVAALARALGLSMDDIDHRTLRPVRKLPVAVP comes from the coding sequence ATGGTGCGTACCCCTCTGACCCCCGAGGAGCGCGAACGCGGTGAGCGTCTCGGGCGGTTGCTGCGCGAGGCCCGCGGTGGCCGCAGCATGGCGGAGGTCGCTGCGACCGCCGGGATCTCGGCCGAGACCCTGCGCAAGATCGAGACGGGACGGGTCCCCACCCCCGCCTTCTTCACCGTGGCGGCGCTGGCGCGGGCGCTCGGACTGTCCATGGACGACATTGATCACAGGACTCTGCGTCCAGTCCGAAAACTCCCTGTAGCCGTTCCGTAA